In Danaus plexippus chromosome 14, MEX_DaPlex, whole genome shotgun sequence, a single genomic region encodes these proteins:
- the LOC116769539 gene encoding gustatory and odorant receptor 22: MGVMPIMRVPKGAQTTKRTTYNWISKATLWAYLVWSLESVIVIKVGRERYYNFQQNTNKRFDEVIYNIIFLSILIPHFLLPIASWRHGPEVAIFKNMWTHYQLKYLKITGTPIVFPKLYSLTWGLCVFSWALSFAVILSQNYLQDDFELWQSFAYYHIIAMLDGFCSLWYINCNAFGTASKGLATNLHKALEAEHPALKLAQYRHLWVDLSHMMQQLGRAYSNMYGIYCMVIFFTTTISLYGSLSEILDHGFSYKEMGLFVIVGYCMTLLFIICNEAYHATRKVGLEFQVRLLNVNLGAIDRSTQREVEMFLVAIAKNPPIMNLDGFTNINRELFAANISFMSTYLIVLMQFKLTLVRQGTKKVFKSIVDAIFNITTTVSQDDVEE; this comes from the exons ATGGGCGTGATGCCAATTATGAGAGTTCCAAAag GTGCTCAAACTACGAAACGAACGACTTATAATTGGATATCCAAGGCAACATTATGGGCGTATTTAGTTTGGAGTCTTGAGAGTGTCATCGTTATTAAAG ttgGCAGAGAGCGATACTACAATTTTCAACAGAACACGAATAAGAGATTTGACGAAGTTATTTACaacatcatatttttaagtatacttATCCCTCATTTTCTTCTCCCAATCGCGTCTTGGCGTCATGGACCAGAAGtcgctatatttaaaaatatgtggaCACACTACCAG ctGAAATATCTCAAGATCACTGGAACGCCAATCGTTTTTCCTAAACTATATTCTCTTACCTGGGGTTTATGTGTTTTTTCTTGGGCTTTGAGTTTTGCCGTTATTCTCTCTCAAAACTACCTGCAAGACGATTTTGAATTATGGCAATCTTTCGCTTACTATCACATTATAGCCATGTTAGATGGTTTCTGTTCCCTATG gtatattaattgtaatgcGTTTGGAACAGCATCCAAAGGATTGGCGACAAATCTTCATAAGGCTCTTGAAGCAGAACATCCAGCTTTGAAATTGGCTCAGTACCGTCACCTCTGGGTAGATTTATCTCACATGATGCAACAGCTAG GCAGAGCTTACTCGAACATGTATGGAATTTATTGCATGGTGATTTTCTTCACAACCACAATATCATTATACGGATCTCTCTCTGAAATATTAGATCATGGCTTTAGTTACAAGGAAATGGGACTATTTGTAATAGTGGGTTACTGCATGactctattatttataatttgcaaCGAAGCCTATCATGCTACGAGGAAG GTTGGATTGGAATTTCAAGTTCGACTTCTCAATGTAAATCTTGGCGCAATAGATCGCAGCACACAGCGAGAGGTTGAGATGTTTCTTGTGGCCATTGCCAAAAACCCACCGATTATGAACTTGGATGGCTTCACAAACATTAATAGAGAATTGTTTGCAGCT AATATATCCTTTATGTCAACCTATTTGATCGTGTTGATGCAATTTAAACTGACGCTAGTGAGACAAGGGACGAAGAAAGTTTTCAAATCAATCGTGGAtgccatatttaatataacaactaCAGTGTCACAAGATGATGTCGAAGAGTAG